AAGTGAAAAATTTGTATTTTACTGGTCAGTTAACGGTTCCTGGTCCTGGCGTACCACCAGCTCTTATATCTGGAAAGTTAACATCTCAACTTATAGCAAAAATTAAAAGTTAATATGAAATCATTATTTGACACCGTTTCCAGAAGTTGTGCAAAGGTTGTTACCCAATCTTATAGCACTTCGTTTGCCAGCGCTACAAAGATGCTTGCGCCGTCAATAAGACAGGACATTTACAATATTTATGGTTTCGTACGCTTTGCAGATGAGATTGTAGACTCTTTTCATGATTATGATAAAGCGCTTCTTTTTGAGCGTTTTGATCAAGATCTTAAAAATGCTTTAGAAGACAAGATAAGCTTAAACCCGATTCTCAATGCTTTTCAAGAGACGGTACACAAGTTTGACATAGAACAAGAGCACATAGATGCTTTTATGAAAAGTATGCGTCTTGACCTTACAAAGTCAGACTACTTGACTGATGCAGAGTACAGAGAGTACATCTATGGAAGCGCAGATGTAGTAGGCCTCATGTGCCTTACCGTTTTTGTGCAAGGGGATAAAGAGCAATATGAATCTCTTAAGGAAAGCGCCATGAGTCTAGGCTCTGCCTTTCAAAAGGTAAACTTCTTACGTGATCTCAAAGCAGATTTTGAAGGACTAAGTAGAACCTATTTTCCAGATACAAACCTGCACGAACTTGACGAAGCTTCAAAGCAAAGCATCATTGCAGATATAGAAGAAGACTTTGCAAAAGGTCTTGCAGGAATCAACAGACTACCTATAGAAGCTAAGTTTGGAGTGTACACAGCTTTTAGATATTACAAAAAGCTGCTTACTAAACTTAAGAAAGTACCTTCTGCCGAAATTAAAAATACACGCGTACGAGTACCAGACTATGTAAAAGCAAGTCTACTGGCTCGTAGCTATGTGAAATATCGTTTAAACCTCATTTAAAATTTACCTTATACTAATGCAAACATTTCTTTGGATACTCGTTTTTGT
The genomic region above belongs to Dokdonia sp. Dokd-P16 and contains:
- a CDS encoding phytoene/squalene synthase family protein is translated as MKSLFDTVSRSCAKVVTQSYSTSFASATKMLAPSIRQDIYNIYGFVRFADEIVDSFHDYDKALLFERFDQDLKNALEDKISLNPILNAFQETVHKFDIEQEHIDAFMKSMRLDLTKSDYLTDAEYREYIYGSADVVGLMCLTVFVQGDKEQYESLKESAMSLGSAFQKVNFLRDLKADFEGLSRTYFPDTNLHELDEASKQSIIADIEEDFAKGLAGINRLPIEAKFGVYTAFRYYKKLLTKLKKVPSAEIKNTRVRVPDYVKASLLARSYVKYRLNLI